One segment of Schistocerca cancellata isolate TAMUIC-IGC-003103 chromosome 2, iqSchCanc2.1, whole genome shotgun sequence DNA contains the following:
- the LOC126161879 gene encoding translation machinery-associated protein 16 homolog isoform X1, whose product MFKPKSIQNDLKKLTKVIHPRSRKAQQLTKKISRISAREKIKLIHQVRQNLLGEKLQWFKDNLDANAALCTAEMLMELIERYLHRFDDELEQIELKRTIGGHRSRQHASREDIIRMTILKDREDYETGGIELPDILATSQLALLRQWQGELRFLQKFRLRLFSKRFLSSIVGKSVSKEKPNSENQSDSSESTSINILPEEDKDSTLPANDGNEIASNKTEAAEEHMETDT is encoded by the exons ATGTTCAAG CCTAAATCAATTCAGAATGATCTAAAGAAGCTCACAAAAGTTATCCATCCAAGAAGCCGAAAagcccagcagcttacaaagaagatAAGCAG GATCTCAGCACGTGAGAAGATTAAGTTAATACATCAAGTAAGGCAGAATTTGCTGGGCGAGAAGTTACAATGGTTCAAAGACAACCTTGATGCAAATGCTGCCCTGTGTACAGCGGAAATGCTTATGGAACTTATTGAACG GTATCTTCACAGATTTGATGATGAGTTAGAACAAATAGAACTTAAAAGAACCATTGGTGGACATAGATCACGGCAGCATGCCAGCCGTGAGGATATAATTCGTATGACAATACTGAAAGATAGAGAGGATTATGAAACTGGAGGTATAG AACTACCTGATATTCTTGCAACCAGCCAGTTGGCATTGTTACGTCAGTGGCAAGGCGAGTTACGCTTCCTACAAAAGTTCAGACTTAGACTGTTTTCAAAACGTTTCTTGTCCTCCATCGTAGGAAAATCAGTGTCAAAGGAGAAACCTAACTCAGAG AATCAAAGTGACTCATCAGAAAGTACCAGTATAAATATCCTCCCTGAAGAAGACAAAGATTCAACATTACCAGCAAATGATGGAAATGAGATTGCATCAAATAAAACAGAGGCTGCAGAGGAACATATGGAAACTGACACTTGA
- the LOC126161879 gene encoding translation machinery-associated protein 16 homolog isoform X2: protein MKCESRVFVSSVRDLSAAKMPKSIQNDLKKLTKVIHPRSRKAQQLTKKISRISAREKIKLIHQVRQNLLGEKLQWFKDNLDANAALCTAEMLMELIERYLHRFDDELEQIELKRTIGGHRSRQHASREDIIRMTILKDREDYETGGIELPDILATSQLALLRQWQGELRFLQKFRLRLFSKRFLSSIVGKSVSKEKPNSENQSDSSESTSINILPEEDKDSTLPANDGNEIASNKTEAAEEHMETDT from the exons ATGAAATGTGAGTCACGTGTGTTTGTGTCGTCCGTGCGTGATTTAAGTGCTGCGAAAATG CCTAAATCAATTCAGAATGATCTAAAGAAGCTCACAAAAGTTATCCATCCAAGAAGCCGAAAagcccagcagcttacaaagaagatAAGCAG GATCTCAGCACGTGAGAAGATTAAGTTAATACATCAAGTAAGGCAGAATTTGCTGGGCGAGAAGTTACAATGGTTCAAAGACAACCTTGATGCAAATGCTGCCCTGTGTACAGCGGAAATGCTTATGGAACTTATTGAACG GTATCTTCACAGATTTGATGATGAGTTAGAACAAATAGAACTTAAAAGAACCATTGGTGGACATAGATCACGGCAGCATGCCAGCCGTGAGGATATAATTCGTATGACAATACTGAAAGATAGAGAGGATTATGAAACTGGAGGTATAG AACTACCTGATATTCTTGCAACCAGCCAGTTGGCATTGTTACGTCAGTGGCAAGGCGAGTTACGCTTCCTACAAAAGTTCAGACTTAGACTGTTTTCAAAACGTTTCTTGTCCTCCATCGTAGGAAAATCAGTGTCAAAGGAGAAACCTAACTCAGAG AATCAAAGTGACTCATCAGAAAGTACCAGTATAAATATCCTCCCTGAAGAAGACAAAGATTCAACATTACCAGCAAATGATGGAAATGAGATTGCATCAAATAAAACAGAGGCTGCAGAGGAACATATGGAAACTGACACTTGA